From the Capra hircus breed San Clemente chromosome 14, ASM170441v1, whole genome shotgun sequence genome, the window catacttctctctgtatgacaatctctaggcccatccaatCTCCATAAATGACCAAGTTTTGTTCTttattatggctgaataatatcctattgtatatatgtgtgtgtgagtatatatatatatatatatatatatatatatatatcacattttctttatccattcatctgttattggatatttaggttgtttacaAATTCTGACTATTACAAATAGTGcgtcagtgaacactggggtacatgtgtctttttgaatcgTGGTTTTCTCTTGCTATATGCCCAGTAGCAGAATTGCTGGGTTACATGTTAGTATTACCGACTTAGTCCACAGCAGCATTTCTTACTTGACTGTTGCAATAGTTCACTAATTGGCCTCCCACTTCTTTTCTTGCCCCTCTGAACCCATTTATCACATAATGAAGAGAGTGATCTCCTCCATGTGAATCTGATTGTCGCTTCTCTCATAAATGCTTCGTGGTCACCCACTGCATTTCATACAGAGTGAAAACTCCACACTATCACCTAAAAGACTTTAATGAGCCCGCTCTTACCCAGTTTTGGGTCCCATGTCACTCTACTACAGTCCCACAAGTCTTATTCATggtgtttaaaaacaaaagctagTTTCAACTCAGCACACAGTACTTGATACTTGCTTTCCCTGGAGCAATCTACATCTATATCTTATCATagtaatctctcttttttttttttccttttataatttagaTTTTGGCTCaatacagctcagttcagtcactcagtcatgtctgactctttgagaccccatggacagcagcacaccagtcctccctgtccatcatcatctcccagggcttactcaaactcatgcccattgagtcagtgatgctatccaagcatcttagcctctgtcatccccttctcctcttgtcttcaatctttcccagcatcagcatcttttcaaatgagttagttctttgcatcagatgaccaaagtattggagtttcagcttcagcatcagtccttccaatgaacacctgggactgatctcctttaggatggactggttggatctccttgctgtccaagggactcacatcacagttcaaaagcatcaattctttggcactcagctttctttatagtccaactctcacatccatacatgacaactggcaaaaacacagctttgactagatggacctttgttggcaaagtaatgtctctgccttttaatatgctgtctaggttgtcataagttttcttccaaggagcaagcgtcctttaatttcaggactgcagtcaccatctgcagtgattttggagccttccaaaataaattctctcactgtttccattgtttccccatatatccgccatgaagtgatgggaccagatgccttgatcttagttttctgaatgttgagttttaagacaaatttttcactgtcctcttttactttcatgaagaagctctttcattctttttcactttcttccataagggtggtgtcatctgcatatctgagattattgatatttctccctgcaatcttgattccagctgtgcttcctccaggccagcgtttctcatgatgtattctgcatataagttaaataaacagggtgacaatatatagccttgacgtactccttttcctatttgcaaccagtctgttgttccatgtccagttctaactgttgctttctgatctgcatacaggtttctaaagaggcaggtcaggtggtatggtattcccatctctttaaaaattttccacagtttgctatgatccacacagtcaaagctttggcatagtcaataaaaaagaaataaatgtttttctggaactctattgcttttttgaagattcagcggatattggcaatttgatctctggttcctgtgcctttcctaaaatcagcttgaacatctggaagttcacagttcacgtactgttgaagcctggcttaaagaattttgtgcattaccttgctagcctgtgagatgagtgcaattgtgtggtagtttgagattctttggcattgcctttctttgggattggaatgaaaactgaccttttccagtcctgtggccactgctgagttttccaaatttgctggcatattgagtgcaacactttcacagcatcatcttttaggatttgaaatagctcaactggagttccatcacctccactggcttttttcatagtgatgcttcctaaggcccacttgacttcacattccaggatgtctgactctagataagtgatcacatcatcatgattatctaggtcgtgaagatcttttttgtacagttcttctgtgtattcttgccacctcttcttaatatttttgcttcagttaggtccataccattcctgtcctttgtgcccacctttgcatgaaatgttcccttggtatctctaatttttttgaagagatgtctagtctttcccattctgtttttttccctctatttctttccattgatcactgaggaagtctttgttatctcttcttgctattctttggaactctgcattcagatgcttatatctttctttttctcctttgcctttcacttcacttcttttcacagttatttgtaaggcctccccagacagccattttgcctttttttgcatttctttttcctggggatgctcttgatccttgcctcctgtacactgtcaTGAACCCccgtccattgttcttcaggcactctatcagatcagatctaatctcttgaatatTTTCACCCTGTAAAAATTTCCTTGACTACCCAATCCACATTAACTTTCTCCATCTCCATTGTTTCTATCATATCATTTAGCTTTAATTCTCTTTGGAACTTCTGTCACTATCTGAAACTAGCTTTTCATTTACTTGTTTAATTgattattgctgtttctcccaaTAGTGTACCAGCTCCATGAAAAGGAGAATATTTTGTTTGGCATAGGTAATAATATATGACCATaagtcttaatttcttttcctcttggacACACAGACTGTATTTCCTGCCTCCCTGGCAGCTAGATGTGGTCATCTGGCTAGTGTCAGCTGATGGAATGCGGGCAGAAGTCTTCCAGAATGCTTTCATGCCTGGCTTTTAAACCGTCCTGAGACCCTCAAGGATCTCTCTTCATCACCCAGACCATTGTAAACAATCTAGTGACAGACATTGAAAAACCAACGGCAGGCAGGAGCCATGATCTCTGCCTCACCATGTGGAGTGCTAAATCCAAAAACTCACTTGAACTGCAATAGGGGTGAAAAATAGCTTCTAATGCATTAAGGAACTGAAATTTTAGGGCCGTTGCTATATCTGTCTTATACACTGAGATACTTACAGTACTCTTTACCATCAGGacacaaaatattttgaatgaataaatgattgaatgTTTAGTAACTTAATTCATATTTGCAAATTTGATTAGTTTAAAATCGTATCTATGTGTATTTAACAGAAATTTTCAAGCATAGACTTTTAGATGATTTGTTTATTTCTTAGCAGTAGCTCTATGGCTAGTTAGAAAGTCTAAACTAGAGGGAAGATTCAGATAGACTTATTAGATCTGGTTTAAAAATCAATCACATAGTCTTCAATTAAGACAAACTATAAGAATGTAATCAAAGAGAAATTAAGTGGGAGAGATTTGACTTTTCTTatctgagaaaaaataaatttctttgaaTAGTAAACTACAAAAATTGTTATACTTATAAAAAACACCCCACTGACAGTCAGATGTTTTCTTTAAATCTTGTTCCAAATGAAAAtcaatgtatttctttatttgaagGATGATGGCTAAAAAGTCAAATTTAAATAATCTTCTGGAGTTATAAAAAATCATAGAAGCTGATGTTTTACTAAGCTGGTAAATGAAACTGGAAAACTTAACTCAATTTCCCAGAGTCATGGCGACAGAAGTTTGATCTGAAACTAGGACCTAGATCTTCTAATATTTAGTCACCTTTTCATTTGCTGCCAGTGTTGattttgaaaatttgttttttgCATAAAGTGACTACTTTTGGTTTTTCATCTTAGATTTACTTGCTCACACTGAAATAATTCTCTACTTATAAATACTGAACATTATCACAATTGTTTTTAACTAACATAAATTGttgaaaatatattcaatgcTTTGTTCACTAGGTATAAAAGAATACATAGTTGCAAATGATAAatacaaaatctaaaatatttatatactttaaaactaTCTCAAAAATAAGGTTATCATTGCCCTTTTCTCCTATTATCTCTCTTATCAAACATCACCTGGATATTTTGATTTTATCTCAACAAtattattcattttctctctttatttctatTACCATGGTTACAGTTCTAATTAAGACTCTCATTATCTTTTGCTTAAGCTATTTCTCTGATGCCCTGAAATTAACATAGTTGTAAGAGAAGACATTTTCTCATTGTTTCAGATGGACTCTGCTATGCATATCCCCCACAGCCTTCTCAAGTTTTGGAACATTGTTGTATTTGTTCAGTCaattaacaaaattttattgaGCTCCTATCCTTGAGCTAGATATCATAGATATGGAGAACAACTCACTCTCCAGCCAAAGGACAGATATTAATATAGCTTTATAAGTGCTAGAAATGTAATTCATATAAATGTGAGTTCACagctatgaaaataaaaacaacaaaaaagcatttCCTAAAAGTACTGAAGAAATTTCTCCGAAGAGGTGGCAGTTTAGGTGGAACTCAAAGACCCAGTAAATatcaatcaaattaaaaaatggttGAAAACTGTGCTTGAACTAGAAGTCTTAAGATAAAAAGTTCAAATATTGCTAGTAGTATGAAAAATTATAAGAAGTTTAGAACATTGGGAATATAGGTTAATTGGGGAAGGAAAGGTGATATGCTCCAACATCTGACATCACAAATGCAGCCAGAAGgttctttattttctggctgATTAATCAGGTGCCTTTATCTTTCTACATATCCCGTGAGCCTCCTTCCCACATCTACCTTCTTGATCAAAGAAAGTTAGAGAATGCCTGAGGGAAAGTAATGGGAGGCAAGTctggaaaaaagggaaaaccaGGTAGTGAAGTCTTTCTgagataatttaaattttattctttaggCAATAAGAAAGCAACAAAAGATTTAAATAATCAAGTTTATGGAGAGTGTGGTCAACTAGAGGTGAAACTAACAAGAGACTTCAGAGTGACGTCAGGAAGGATTTTTAAAGCTCATGGTGTGATGAAGATCTAGACTAAggcaatggaaaaagaaaatgaaaagaagcaaCATTCAAGAGTGATCACTGAGGCCAAGGAAATGTAGAATTATAGGCTTTGTCAAGTGAATGAGGAAGCAGAATCTAAGATCACATCAAGTTTTATAGGAGGACTAGCCCTGTGTTAATAGAGAAAACATATGTATAGAATAGTAATAcaagaagtgaaaaaaagtgatttAACCTGAAGACTGGGGGAAGGAAGTGGATACTAAGATACACTTTTAGAGAAGTATCTGAAAGTCAATGTAAGATAAGCTAGATGATTTGTATTAAGCAAGATAAAAAAGCCATACGGAaaactattttttcatttaaaaaatacactttaaaCATTATCAAAACTGTTAGTAAGTTATATAATGTATTAGAATATTACTAAACATAAAATCCTAAACTTAAaccaatatttaaataaaattctctaTCAAACTGGCTTTCTTACTGCTCCAAATTTTTTTGAAGCCTATAAAACTAATTGACTAATGCTGTGAACATATTCTTAGAAATTCTACTTGTATTTTGAAATCGTGTTTCTCCTGAAATGCATAACAGGAAAATACTGAGTTTTAGTGAATCTTCAGTGATAAGCATGGATTTCTAACTGTACTCTGTTAGGAgggcagattttatttatttggactaAGTAACTTCAAGCTCAGTACAAACTTCAGGCTTGAAGCTATTTCTAAGGAATATCGTAAATGACCCTATCAGCTATATCTAGTTTATTCTGACTCAAGCTTTCTTGATTTGGAcatatagtaaaaatatatatttctgtctttctgtccCTTTAATTTCAAGTTAGAAAGAGGGGTATTAGAGTTTCACATATCttgcttattttaaaagtgtTCTCATACTAATTCCTTTTACAAACTGTTACTTGATGAATAACAGCTATTCTAAAACTGACTGAAAAATCTATAGCCCAAGGAGTTTGTAAAACTCCTGCACTCATttcaacaatttaaaatattttttacactacttttaccttttaaaatatttgtttgcaCTACCATATGGGGTTTATCATTCTACATTTGAAGCAAACATACAATAAGTACCAAGCTGAAgttacaatcagttcagttcagttcagttcagttgctcagtcgtgtccaaatctttgccaccccatgaatcgtagcacgccaggcctccttgtccatcaccaactgcctaagttcacccaaactcacgtccatcgagttggtgatgccatccagccatctcatcctctgtcgtccccttctcctcctgcccccaatccctcccagcatcaaagtcttttccaatgagtcaactcttcgcatgaggtggccaatgtattggagtttcagctttagcatcagtccttccaaagaacacccagggctgatctcctttaaaatggactggttggatctccttgcagtccaagggactctcaagagtcttctccaacaccacagttcaaaagcatcaattcttcagcactcagctttcttcacagtccaactctcacatccacacatgaccactggaaaaaccatagccttgaccagacagacctttgttggcaaagtaatgtctctgctttttagtatgctatctaggttggtcataactttccttccaaggagtaagcatcttttaatttcatggctgcaatcaccatctgcagtgattttggagtcccaaaaaataaagtctgacactgtttccactgtttccccatctatttcccatgaagtgatggaactggatgccatgatcttcgttttctgaatgttgagctttaagccaacattttcactctcctctttcactttcataaagaggctttttagctcctcttcactttctgctataagggtggtgtcatctgcatatctgaggttattgacatttctcctggcaatcttgatttcagcttgtgcttcctccagcccagcattttgcatgatatacactgcatacaagttaaataagcagggtgacaatatacagccttgacgtactccttttcctatttggaaccagtctgttgttccatgtccagttctaactgttgctttctgacgtgcctacaggtttctcaagaggcaggtcaggtgctttggtattcccatcatttcagaattctccacagtttattgtgatccacactgtcaaaggctttggcagtcagtaaagaagaaatatatgtttttctggaactctcttgctttttccatgatccagaggatgttggaaatttgacctctggttcctctgccttttctaaaaccagcttgaatatctggaagttcatggttcacgtatgctgaagcctggcttggagaattttgagcattactttactagcctgtgagatgggtgcaattgtgtggtagtttgagcattttttggcattgcctttctttggaattggaatgataactgaccttttccagttctgtgtccactgctgagttttccagatttgctggcatattgagtgcagcactttcacagcttcatctttcaggatttgaaacagctcaactggaattccatcacctccactagctttgttcgtagtgatgctttctaaggcccacttgacttcacactccaggatgtctagctctaggtgagtgatcacaccatcatgattaccttggtcatgaagatcttttttgtacagttcttctgtatattcttgtcccatcttcttaatattttctgcttctgttatgtccataccatttctgtcctttatcgagcccatctttgcatgaaatgttcccttggtatctctaattttcttgaagagatctctagtctttcccattctattgttttcctctatttctttgcattgatcactgaggatggctttcttatctcttcttgctattctttggaactctgcattcagatgccaataccttcccttttctcctttgcttttcgcctctcttctcttcacagctatttgtaaggcttccccagacagccattttgcttttctgtgtttcttttccatggggatggtcttgatccctgtctcctgtacaatgtcacaaacctccgtccataggtcttcaggcactctatctatcagatctaggcccttaaatctatttctcacttccactgtataatcataagggatttgatttaggtcatacctgaatggtctagtagttttccctacattcttcaatttaagtctgaatttggcaataaggagttcgtgatctgagccacagtcaactcctggtcttgtttttgttgactgtatagagcttctccatctttggctgcaaagaatataatcaatctgatttcgatgttgaccatctggtgatgtccatgtgtagagacttctcttgtgttgttagaagagggacgttgctatgaccagtgcgttctcttggcacaactccattagtctttgccctgcttcattttgcattccaaggccaaatttgcctgttactccaggtgtttcttgacttcctacttttgcatcccagtcccctataatgaaaaggacatctttctcaggtgttagttctaaaagttcttggaggtcttcatagaactgttcagcttcagcttcttcagtgttactggttggggcatagagttggattactgtgatattgaatgttttgccttggaaacaaacagagatcattctgccatttctgagattgcatctaagtactgcattttggactcttgttgaccatgttggctactccatctcttctaagggattcctgcccacagtagttgatataatggttatctgagttaaattcacccattccagtccattttagttagctgactcctagaatgttgatgttcactcttgccatctcttgttttaccacttcctatttgccttgattcatggacctaacattccaggttcttatgcaatattactctttacagcatcagaccttgcttctatcactagtcacatccacagctgggtattgtttttgctttggctccatcccttcattctttctggaattatttctcgaCTGATCACCAGTAGCATGTTGGGTACCTCCTGacatggggagttcctctttcagtatcctatcattctgccttttcatactgttaatgaggttctcaaggcaagaatattgaagtggttttccattcccttctccagtggaccacattgtgtcagacctctccaccatggcccgcccgtcttgggtggccccacacggcatggcttagtttcattaagttagacaaggctgtggtccatgtgattagattaactagttttccgtgattatggtttgtgtgtctgccctctgatgcccctcacaacacctaccatcttacttgggtttctcttattttggacgaggggtatctcctcacagctgcccctcctgaccttgaacatggagtagctcccgCACAGCCATTgctccttggacttggggttgcTCTTATTGAAGTTCCAATACAAGAGATCAATTATCTATGCTAACCTTAACAGACCAATCTCAAGAATAACCAAAGTTACTCTTAGTTTTAGGATTACAAATTTATTTCAGCTATTGCTTTGCACCACAGAGTGATGGGGTTTTGTAGGGGTTATGTAGACAATGGCTGAAAACCTAAACTGTAAGCAGAATGTTGCTTCTAAGGCAGGATCTGCTGGTAACCTGTGGCTCTCTGTTAAAATTAGCCCTAATCTAGCTCTGAATTTCCTTTCCTCCAGTTGTTTAAGGACATACTCATATACTCTACACAACACCCATATTAGCAGCTTTaagtatgttgtgtgtgtgtgtgtgtgtgtgtgtgtataatctggcgagggaagtggcaacccacacaggtattcttacctagaaaatcccatggacagaggagcctagtagggctacaatccatgtggtcacaagaatcagatatgaccaccatatatatataatcatatatatatgattataccatatatataatcaccaccaccatatatataatcataataaaaaagagaaacaacaaaaaaatgcatTTAGACATGACACCTATTCCTAAGAAGTTATTATCTACCTGAGAGAGACATAGAACATCTTAGAAGTTGTAGTAAtaaacaaaaaagtgaaaatttgaCTATAAGAAAATGCTTAAGGAAGACACAAAAATCATTTTGcttaataaatacaaattaaaattgaGGACAAATACTAAAGGTGagtttttttaagtaatatatattacttttggcttcctaagtggcacagtggtaaagaatctgtctaccagtGCAGTAgatgctggttggatccctgggtcagaagatcccctggagtaggaaatggcaacccactccagtattcttgcctgaagaattccaaggagAGTGgaacatggcgggctacagtccatagagtcgcaaagagttggacatgattgagtgactaagcacaagtagaaaatattagaaaatttaaataagactACATAAAAGTCAGTTGTAGTCCTATTAAGTGGAAAtaagggcttccttagtggctccgTAAGtaaagaaaccactgcaatgtaggacacctgggtttgatccctgggtcaggaatacccctgagagaaggaaatggcaacctacttcagtattcttgcctgggaaatatcatgaacagaggagactgtcaggctgcagtccatagggtcacaagagtcggacacaactttgtGGCTAAACCACCAACTGGAGATAATAAACatgttcctctgtttctttgtggcTCTTCTTCCtatgattctgtcattttttaaaggtACTATCTCTATCTCTACGTGGAGGCTATGCCATGTCTCCCAGGTATCCCTTCAGCCCAAGGCATTCACTTCCCAGCTGCTGGGAGTGTTGGAGCTGTTAGCCCTCAGCTGAGTGGCTCTCTGACAACCATCCTCAAACAAAGAGCTCCTTATGAAATTGGTTGAATCCATTGTTTCAACCATATTATAGTTCAACAACTTCCTCAGTTCAATCCTTCTTCCCTGAGTCCCCTTAAGTTATAGATCCAAATGACAGTGTTCACAGGACTTTGTGTTAGCAAATGTCTATCTTAAAGTCTGGGGTCCCAGGAAACCTCAGTTAAAATactcttaaaatgatttttaatccattttctcCCACTTGAAAATGTTTATCACTCAGCTTATGAATTTAAAAGTATGTGTAAAAATATTCTCAGGGACTTCATGGTCTCTTATTACATGAACATATCATATTGTACTTAATCATTGCTGTTATTAAATACTTAAGGAATTTGGAGTTTAAGATACAGAAAAGCTGTGGGAAAGGAGAAATCTGACCTGATGGCTGGGAGTTAAAATGGGCAAGCAGAGAGAAGGGATGCATGTTTAACCTGACAGGAGCAGGAAATCTAAAGAGCGAGGGTGATAAGGTAGGTGGAGCAACCGACAGTAGAACTctgaaagcaaagatgaaaaatagttagatttaaaataatagaaggaaagaaaattacttaataaaaaaagtgggttttttctttttcttttttttttttttttttttttaagcattgaaAGAAAGTTATTCCAGAGGATATAAGGGAACTGAGCATACTGGAGAAACCCTGAGGGCAATGAAGCAACTAGGTCTCTAGCACCATTATGCAAATAGGACACCATGAATGCTTGGGATAAAGTGTTGACTGTTAAGCTGGAAAAGGAGGCTCAAGAAATATAATAGACCAAGCAAGAAAAAGTGTCAAAGCTTAGTGATGGATTAGATCTAGTGaggaaaacagaaagggaaagtgaaaatgatTATAACATTTTTACCCTGGGGGACTGGGATAAAGacaaagcttttaaaattagaaCTGGTGACTGTTGGAAGCAGAAGATGATTAACTTACACTGATAGGTTAAATTCTTGTTGTTAGGAGTTCCTAGAAAAGATAATGTGTGGGCAACTTGAATTACATAGTACAGAAAGAaggagactatatatatatatgtatgtgtatataatatatatttatatgtataaaatgtgTGAAAGAAGAAAGGATGCTTTAATTTTAGCAagatacaaaacaaagcagagtTATAGAAACTAATACATATAAGCATGCAAAGCATTTAGCATATAAATAGTTAGAAGTCTTCTCCatgtaaaaaaatttatatatatatacatatatataaagattaaATTAGCATATTAACAGTTAGAAGTCTTAGTCGTgtaaaaagttatatatatgtgcAGATATATACACATCCATATATATTCACATAAATTTTCTCTaagaatattataattataaatttgcCCAATACTCCTGAAAACTTGAAGGTATAGCATACCAAATGTCTTGAGACAATAAGCAGATTTCATATTTATAGAgatataaatacttttttaaatcaatactaagaacaaaaatgaaagtgaaagcatagTTACTCAGTCACattcgactctttttgaccccatgaactgtagcccaccaggctcctccttcttttggattttccagacaagaatatgggggtgggttgccatttccttctctatataATAAGAAAAGCATAGACTAATTTTTATCACTGGACCAGGATCACCACACTTGGATATATTCTTAAGATATATTTGGAAGGAAATCTAATATTAGAATTATgtgatgaataaaaaataattaaaatcttttTGAAGAATTAGCTTGGCTCTCTTCCTCCCTGGCTGCTTGAAGATCAGCCGCCATCATGAACGACACAGTAACTATCCGGACTAGGAAGTTCATGACCAACCGACTGCTTCAGCGGAAACAAATGGTCATCGATGTTCTTCACCCTGGAAAGGCAACAGTACCTAAAACAGAAATTCGGGAAAAACTGGCCAAAATGTACAAGACCACACCAGATGTCATCTTTGTATTTGGATTCAGAACTCATTTTGGTGGTGGCAAGACAACTGGCTTCGGCATGATTTACGATTCCTTGGATTACGCGAAGAAGAATGAGCCCAAACATAGGCTTGCAAGACATGGCCTGTATGAGAAGAAAAAGACCTCAAGAAAACAGCGAAAGGAACGCAAGAACAGAATGAAGAAAGTCAGGGGGACTGCAAAGGCCAACGTTGGTGCTGGCAAAAAGAAGAAGGAGTAAAGATTCTGCAGTGACTGTATCTGTGGTGATTGTGCAGATttttcatgaaagagaaaataaactaagACCttttacatggaaaaaaaaaaagaattagcttGGAATCTTAAATTTGCATTGTATTCATTTTAAGGATCATTCATCTTTTGAACCGTTGTGAAAATAGCATACCAGGGCACCAGTGTATTGATAACTTATTAGTACAATCTACTTTTCATGGATTATCTCCCTAACTTGCTCACGGAATGCATTCATCTCTTACCTTCACACAAAATCTTCAAGTTATTTCCTGGAATT encodes:
- the LOC102175871 gene encoding 40S ribosomal protein S24, whose protein sequence is MNDTVTIRTRKFMTNRLLQRKQMVIDVLHPGKATVPKTEIREKLAKMYKTTPDVIFVFGFRTHFGGGKTTGFGMIYDSLDYAKKNEPKHRLARHGLYEKKKTSRKQRKERKNRMKKVRGTAKANVGAGKKKKE